Proteins co-encoded in one Populus trichocarpa isolate Nisqually-1 chromosome 10, P.trichocarpa_v4.1, whole genome shotgun sequence genomic window:
- the LOC7489383 gene encoding probable isoprenylcysteine alpha-carbonyl methylesterase ICMEL1 isoform X2: protein MPSHILPVTNPNLHSSKQHSYLRIDPTTMPLKQDDPITSTRLVSSPFEDETIISVRPLLSRTPSFADESIGQRQSLAREVDRAAPETFLLTRLGLKLLRYMGVGYRWIMRFLALGCYSLMLFPGFIQVGYYYFFSGRVLRSIVYGDQPRNRLDLYLPKNTDGPKPVVAFVTGGAWIIGYKAWGSLLGQQLSERDIMVACIDYRNYPQGTMSNMVEDASGGISFVCNKIAEYGGDPNRVYLMGQSAGAHIAACALVEQAIKEAGEGGSTTWSVLQIKTYFGLSGGYNLFNLVDYFHSRGLYRSIFLSIMEGEESLRRFSPEVIVQDPNLKKAVSLLPPIVLFHGTADYSIPADSSKSFAETLQSVGVRAESILYEGKTHTDLFLQDPMRGGNDRMFEDLVSIIHSDDREAQAKDEVAPPRRRLVPEFMLQLAHRVSPF, encoded by the exons atgccttcTCATATCCTGCCTGTCACAAACCCCAACCTCCATTCTTCGAAACAACATTCCTATCTCCGTATTGACCCAACAACAATGCCATTAAAACAAGATGACCCAATTACAAGCACCAGGCTCGTGTCTTCTCCCTTTGAAGATGAAACCATCATTTCTGTTAGGCCTCTTTTGTCTAGAACTCCAAGTTTTGCAG ATGAGTCTATTGGTCAACGCCAATCTCTTGCTCGTGAAGTGGATCGTGCTGCTCCTGAGACATTTCTTCTTACTAGATTGGGCTTGAAGCTTTTAAGATATATGGG gGTAGGGTACAGATGGATCATGAGATTTCTTGCCCTTGGTTGTTACTCTTTGATGCTTTTTCCTGGTTTTATTCAAG TTGGATATTACTATTTCTTCTCTGGTCGGGTTCTGAGAAGTATAGTTTATGGTGATCAACCAAGAAAcag GCTTGATCTATATTTACCAAAAAATACAGATGGTCCAAAACCTGTTGTTGCATTTGTAACAGGAGGAGCCTGGATTATTGG TTATAAAGCATGGGGGTCTCTTTTAGGACAACAGTTATCAGAAAGAGATATCATGGTGGCTTGCATAGATTACAG AAATTATCCTCAGGGAACCATGAGTAATATGGTGGAGGATGCTTCTGGGGGTATCTCTTTTGTCTGCAACAAGATTGCGGAATATGGAGGTGATCCTAACAG GGTTTATTTAATGGGACAGTCGGCTGGCGCACATATTGCTGCTTGTGCACTTGTGGAGCAGGCAATCAAAGAGGCTGGTGAAGGAGGGAGCACTACCTGGAGTGTTTTGCAGATAAAGACTTATTTTGGCTTATCTGGCGG GTATAATTTGTTTAACTTAGTAGATTACTTCCATAGTCGTGGTCTGTACCGATCCATCTTCTTAAG CATAATGGAAGGGGAAGAGTCTTTAAGACGATTTTCTCCTGAAGTAATTGTACAGGACCCAAACTTGAAAAAAGCAGTTTCTCTTCTACCTCCTATTGTTCTTTTTCATGGCACTGCAGATTATTCCATTCCAGCAGATTCCAG TAAAAGTTTTGCTGAAACCCTTCAAAGTGTCGGAGTTAGAGCTGAATCAATTTTATATGAAGGGAAGACTCATACAGATTTGTTTCTACAG GATCCAATGAGAGGTGGCAACGATAGGATGTTTGAAGATTTAGTGTCCATCATTCATTCTGATGACAGAGAAGCCCAAGCCAAAGATGAAGTGGCTCCTCCAAGAAGACGCCTCGTACCTGAATTCATGTTACAGTTGGCTCACAGAGTGAGCCCTTTTTAA
- the LOC7489383 gene encoding probable isoprenylcysteine alpha-carbonyl methylesterase ICMEL1 isoform X3 gives MPSHILPVTNPNLHSSKQHSYLRIDPTTMPLKQDDPITSTRLVSSPFEDETIISVRPLLSRTPSFAGTTTTSSSASYQQRRRRVASENSLSSLSDESIGQRQSLAREVDRAAPETFLLTRLGLKLLRYMGVGYRWIMRFLALGCYSLMLFPGFIQVGYYYFFSGRVLRSIVYGDQPRNRLDLYLPKNTDGPKPVVAFVTGGAWIIGYKAWGSLLGQQLSERDIMVACIDYRNYPQGTMSNMVEDASGGISFVCNKIAEYGGDPNRVYLMGQSAGAHIAACALVEQAIKEAGEGGSTTWSVLQIKTYFGLSGGYNLFNLVDYFHSRGLYRSIFLSIMEGEESLRRFSPEVIVQDPNLKKAVSLLPPIVLFHGTADYSIPADSRN, from the exons atgccttcTCATATCCTGCCTGTCACAAACCCCAACCTCCATTCTTCGAAACAACATTCCTATCTCCGTATTGACCCAACAACAATGCCATTAAAACAAGATGACCCAATTACAAGCACCAGGCTCGTGTCTTCTCCCTTTGAAGATGAAACCATCATTTCTGTTAGGCCTCTTTTGTCTAGAACTCCAAGTTTTGCAGGTACTACTACAACTTCTTCTTCTGCTAGTTATCAGCAAAGAAGGCGACGTGTTGCCAGTGAAAACTCGCTCTCTTCCCTTTCAGATGAGTCTATTGGTCAACGCCAATCTCTTGCTCGTGAAGTGGATCGTGCTGCTCCTGAGACATTTCTTCTTACTAGATTGGGCTTGAAGCTTTTAAGATATATGGG gGTAGGGTACAGATGGATCATGAGATTTCTTGCCCTTGGTTGTTACTCTTTGATGCTTTTTCCTGGTTTTATTCAAG TTGGATATTACTATTTCTTCTCTGGTCGGGTTCTGAGAAGTATAGTTTATGGTGATCAACCAAGAAAcag GCTTGATCTATATTTACCAAAAAATACAGATGGTCCAAAACCTGTTGTTGCATTTGTAACAGGAGGAGCCTGGATTATTGG TTATAAAGCATGGGGGTCTCTTTTAGGACAACAGTTATCAGAAAGAGATATCATGGTGGCTTGCATAGATTACAG AAATTATCCTCAGGGAACCATGAGTAATATGGTGGAGGATGCTTCTGGGGGTATCTCTTTTGTCTGCAACAAGATTGCGGAATATGGAGGTGATCCTAACAG GGTTTATTTAATGGGACAGTCGGCTGGCGCACATATTGCTGCTTGTGCACTTGTGGAGCAGGCAATCAAAGAGGCTGGTGAAGGAGGGAGCACTACCTGGAGTGTTTTGCAGATAAAGACTTATTTTGGCTTATCTGGCGG GTATAATTTGTTTAACTTAGTAGATTACTTCCATAGTCGTGGTCTGTACCGATCCATCTTCTTAAG CATAATGGAAGGGGAAGAGTCTTTAAGACGATTTTCTCCTGAAGTAATTGTACAGGACCCAAACTTGAAAAAAGCAGTTTCTCTTCTACCTCCTATTGTTCTTTTTCATGGCACTGCAGATTATTCCATTCCAGCAGATTCCAG GAATTAA
- the LOC7489383 gene encoding probable isoprenylcysteine alpha-carbonyl methylesterase ICMEL1 isoform X1, whose protein sequence is MPSHILPVTNPNLHSSKQHSYLRIDPTTMPLKQDDPITSTRLVSSPFEDETIISVRPLLSRTPSFAGTTTTSSSASYQQRRRRVASENSLSSLSDESIGQRQSLAREVDRAAPETFLLTRLGLKLLRYMGVGYRWIMRFLALGCYSLMLFPGFIQVGYYYFFSGRVLRSIVYGDQPRNRLDLYLPKNTDGPKPVVAFVTGGAWIIGYKAWGSLLGQQLSERDIMVACIDYRNYPQGTMSNMVEDASGGISFVCNKIAEYGGDPNRVYLMGQSAGAHIAACALVEQAIKEAGEGGSTTWSVLQIKTYFGLSGGYNLFNLVDYFHSRGLYRSIFLSIMEGEESLRRFSPEVIVQDPNLKKAVSLLPPIVLFHGTADYSIPADSSKSFAETLQSVGVRAESILYEGKTHTDLFLQDPMRGGNDRMFEDLVSIIHSDDREAQAKDEVAPPRRRLVPEFMLQLAHRVSPF, encoded by the exons atgccttcTCATATCCTGCCTGTCACAAACCCCAACCTCCATTCTTCGAAACAACATTCCTATCTCCGTATTGACCCAACAACAATGCCATTAAAACAAGATGACCCAATTACAAGCACCAGGCTCGTGTCTTCTCCCTTTGAAGATGAAACCATCATTTCTGTTAGGCCTCTTTTGTCTAGAACTCCAAGTTTTGCAGGTACTACTACAACTTCTTCTTCTGCTAGTTATCAGCAAAGAAGGCGACGTGTTGCCAGTGAAAACTCGCTCTCTTCCCTTTCAGATGAGTCTATTGGTCAACGCCAATCTCTTGCTCGTGAAGTGGATCGTGCTGCTCCTGAGACATTTCTTCTTACTAGATTGGGCTTGAAGCTTTTAAGATATATGGG gGTAGGGTACAGATGGATCATGAGATTTCTTGCCCTTGGTTGTTACTCTTTGATGCTTTTTCCTGGTTTTATTCAAG TTGGATATTACTATTTCTTCTCTGGTCGGGTTCTGAGAAGTATAGTTTATGGTGATCAACCAAGAAAcag GCTTGATCTATATTTACCAAAAAATACAGATGGTCCAAAACCTGTTGTTGCATTTGTAACAGGAGGAGCCTGGATTATTGG TTATAAAGCATGGGGGTCTCTTTTAGGACAACAGTTATCAGAAAGAGATATCATGGTGGCTTGCATAGATTACAG AAATTATCCTCAGGGAACCATGAGTAATATGGTGGAGGATGCTTCTGGGGGTATCTCTTTTGTCTGCAACAAGATTGCGGAATATGGAGGTGATCCTAACAG GGTTTATTTAATGGGACAGTCGGCTGGCGCACATATTGCTGCTTGTGCACTTGTGGAGCAGGCAATCAAAGAGGCTGGTGAAGGAGGGAGCACTACCTGGAGTGTTTTGCAGATAAAGACTTATTTTGGCTTATCTGGCGG GTATAATTTGTTTAACTTAGTAGATTACTTCCATAGTCGTGGTCTGTACCGATCCATCTTCTTAAG CATAATGGAAGGGGAAGAGTCTTTAAGACGATTTTCTCCTGAAGTAATTGTACAGGACCCAAACTTGAAAAAAGCAGTTTCTCTTCTACCTCCTATTGTTCTTTTTCATGGCACTGCAGATTATTCCATTCCAGCAGATTCCAG TAAAAGTTTTGCTGAAACCCTTCAAAGTGTCGGAGTTAGAGCTGAATCAATTTTATATGAAGGGAAGACTCATACAGATTTGTTTCTACAG GATCCAATGAGAGGTGGCAACGATAGGATGTTTGAAGATTTAGTGTCCATCATTCATTCTGATGACAGAGAAGCCCAAGCCAAAGATGAAGTGGCTCCTCCAAGAAGACGCCTCGTACCTGAATTCATGTTACAGTTGGCTCACAGAGTGAGCCCTTTTTAA